From the Carya illinoinensis cultivar Pawnee chromosome 4, C.illinoinensisPawnee_v1, whole genome shotgun sequence genome, one window contains:
- the LOC122306895 gene encoding protein TPX2, which produces MEKTHTKSALKFVKASTQSAVSWSSTAGGMTKDELKDRFFDKSKASQKHYPKENTKPQGIKLHTQERAVKRAMFNYEVATKLYIIEQQKRRAERLQKMIEEEEIRLLRKDMIPRAQLMPFFDRPFFPQRSNRPLTVPREPSFRMMNGKCGSRIFCSGIYDFQGSHMV; this is translated from the exons atggagaAGACACACACCAAATCTGCACTGAAG TTTGTGAAGGCTAGCACACAATCTGCAGTCTCGTGGAGCTCTACTGCTGGAGGAATG ACAAAAGACGAACTCAAAGACCGGTTCTTTGACAAATCTAAG GCTTCTCAAAAGCATTACCCAAAAGAGAACACCAAGCCACAAGGAATCAAACTTCATACCCAAGAAAGAGCCGTCAAACGCGCAATGTTTAACTACGAG GTAGCAACCAAGTTGTATATCATAGAACAACAGAAAAGACGAGCAGAGAGGTTGCAGAAG ATGATAGAAGAGGAAGAGATTCGTTTGCTACGGAAGGATATGATTCCAAGAGCTCAATTGATGCCATTTTTCGACAGACCCTTCTTTCCACAAAG atCAAACAGGCCATTGACGGTTCCTAGAGAGCCAAGTTTCCGCATGATGAACGGCAAGTGCGGAAGCCGGATCTTTTGCAGTGGAATCTACGATTTTCAAGGGAGTCATATGGTCTGA
- the LOC122306164 gene encoding cytochrome c oxidase assembly protein COX11, mitochondrial, protein MSFSRLCRTTNLFPYFKNLQRPSARCMPNVIGWSSYNFIRANTAYQRGFSYDIQGLSLRCEFSTGPLNKYSRFSPFASGYIGRSFSLTNIQRHYASQASRKQKSQKMLLYLTVLVFAMVGSSYAAVPLYRRFCQATGYGGTIQRRESVEEKIARHAKDGTVTAREIVVQFNADVADGMPWKFIPTQREVRVKPGESALAFYTAENRSSTPITGVSTYNVTPMKAAVYFNKIQCFCFEEQRLLPGEQIDMPVFFYIDPEFDTDPRMDGINNIILSYTFFKVSEE, encoded by the exons ATGTCATTTTCAAGGCTTTGTAGAACAACCAACCTCTTCCCTTACTTTAAGAATTTACAGCGTCCTAGCGCCAG GTGCATGCCTAATGTTATAGGCTGGTCGAGTTATAACTTCATCAGAGCTAATACTGCATATCAGAGGGGTTTCAGTTACGATATCCAGGGTTTGAGTTTAAGATGTGAGTTTAGTACAGGGCCATTAAATAAGTATAGCCGGTTTTCACCTTTTGCTTCTGGGTATATTGGGAGGTCATTTTCTTTGACCAATATTCAGCGCCACTATGCCTCTCAAGCTTCCAGAAAACAGAAATCACAGAAGATGCTTTTATACCTTACCGTTTTGGTATTTGCCATGGTGGGTAGTAGTTATGCTGCGGTTCCTCTATATAGAAGGTTCTGCCAAGCTACTGGGTATGGAGGCACTATCCAGCGGCGTGAG AGTGTTGAAGAGAAGATAGCTCGGCATGCTAAAGATGGAACCGTTACTGCAAG GGAGATTGTGGTGCAATTCAATGCTGATGTGGCTGATGGAATGCCGTGGAAGTTTATTCCCACACAAAGAGAG GTAAGAGTCAAGCCTGGAGAAAGTGCCCTTGCATTTTACACTGCTGAAAATCGAAGTTCAACTCCAATAACTGGTGTTTCTACTTATAACGTCACCCCCATGAAG gCTGCAGTTTACTTCAACAAAATACAATGCTTTTGCTTTGAGGAGCAACGCCTTCTTCCGGGGGAGCAGATTGACATGCCT GTATTCTTCTATATTGATCCCGAGTTTGACACAGATCCTAGAATGGATGGTAtcaataacataattttatcatatacATTTTTCAAGGTTTCTGAGGAATGA